In Erwinia sp. SLM-02, one genomic interval encodes:
- a CDS encoding PTS galactitol transporter subunit IIB, with the protein MMKHMMICCGAGVATSTVALKKIEAFLDSSGLKDRVRISQGTVAEAKTRDDVDFIVSTSPVAVSVPVVNALPLLTGIGTDKVFASIKEFINAN; encoded by the coding sequence ATGATGAAACACATGATGATTTGTTGTGGTGCAGGCGTAGCGACCAGTACCGTAGCGCTGAAAAAGATTGAAGCTTTTCTGGATTCTTCAGGCCTCAAGGATCGGGTTCGTATTTCACAGGGAACCGTTGCCGAGGCTAAAACACGAGACGATGTGGACTTTATTGTTTCAACGTCACCCGTTGCCGTCTCCGTTCCGGTCGTAAATGCGCTGCCATTATTAACCGGAATAGGGACAGATAAAGTTTTCGCCAGTATTAAAGAATTCATTAACGCAAACTAA